A portion of the Hoplias malabaricus isolate fHopMal1 chromosome 1, fHopMal1.hap1, whole genome shotgun sequence genome contains these proteins:
- the odc1 gene encoding ornithine decarboxylase: MNTLAPTDFDFTFLEEGFCARDIVEQKINESSLSDDKDAFYVADLGDVLKKHLRWARAMPRVTPFYAVKCNDSRAVVKTLASLGAGFDCASKTEIQIVQSLGVDPSRIIYANPCKQVSQIKYASAHGVQMMTFDSEVELMKVARCHDNAKLVLRIATDDSKAVCRLSVKFGATLKSSRLLLERAKELGLDVIGVSFHVGSGCTDPETYSQAISDARYVFDVGAELGYNMTLLDIGGGFPGSDDSKLKFEEITAVINPALDKYFPVDSGVRVIAEPGRYYVASAYTLAVNIIAKKVIMKEQSGSDEEDDGTSDRTLMYYVNDGVYGSFNCILFDHAHVMPLLHKKPKPDERWYPCSIWGPTCDGLDRIVEQCTLPDLQVGDWLLFENMGAYTVAASSTFNGFQKPDIHYIMSRTAWQCMQQIHSQGMPTLAEEQCPGNLPSHCGRESSLELPAKPCATRVL; this comes from the exons ATGAACACACTCGCTCCTACTGACTTTGACTTCACCTTCTTGGAGGAGGGTTTCTGTGCAAGGGACATTGTTGAGCAGAAGATCAATGAATCATCCTTATCT GATGATAAGGATGCCTTCTATGTGGCTGATCTGGGAGATGTCCTTAAGAAGCACCTTAGGTGGGCACGTGCCATGCCTCGTGTCACACCTTTCTATGCGGTCAAATGCAATGACAGCAGGGCTGTTGTAAAGACGCTGGCGTCTTTGGGAGCAGGCTTTGACTGTGCAAGCAAG ACTGAGATCCAGATTGTGCAATCTCTGGGTGTTGACCCCAGCAGGATCATTTATGCCAATCCTTGCAAGCAGGTGTCCCAGATCAAGTATGCTTCTGCCCATGGGGTGCAAATGATGACCTTTGACAGTGAAGTGGAGCTTATGAAGGTGGCTCGTTGCCATGACAATGCAAA GCTGGTGCTACGTATTGCTACAGATGACTCTAAAGCAGTGTGCAGACTGAGTGTCAAGTTCGGAGCCACGCTGAAGAGCAGCAGGCTGCTCCTGGAACGGGCGAAGGAACTAGGTCTGGACGTGATTGGGGTCAGCTTCCATGTAGGCAGTGGCTGTACTGACCCAGAGACATACAGCCAGGCTATTTCTGATGCACGCTATGTTTTTGACGTTGGG gctGAGTTGGGCTACAACATGACCCTATTGGATATTGGTGGAGGATTTCCTGGTTCAGATGATTCCAAGCTGAAGTTTGAAGAG ATTACTGCAGTGATCAACCCTGCACTGGATAAATACTTTCCTGTAGACTCTGGCGTGAGAGTCATTGCTGAGCCGGGCCGATACTACGTAGCCTCAGCATACACGCTAGCTGTGAACATTATTGCAAAAAAGGTCATCATGAAGGAACAGTCTGGCTCTGATG agGAAGATGATGGGACCAGTGACAGAACCCTGATGTACTATGTCAATGATGGGGTTTATGGTTCTTTCAACTGCATTCTGTTTGATCATGCACATGTGATGCCTCTTCTTCACAAG AAGCCCAAGCCTGATGAGCGCTGGTACCCATGCAGTATTTGGGGTCCtacctgtgatggactggatcGCATTGTAGAGCAGTGTACTCTGCCTGACCTGCAGGTGGGAGACTGGCTGCTGTTTGAAAACATGGGTGCTTATACTGTGGCTGCGTCCTCCACCTTCAATGGCTTTCAGAAGCCAGACATCCATTACATCATGTCTCGAACAGCCTG GCAGTGCATGCAGCAGATTCATTCTCAGGGCATGCCAACTCTAGCAGAGGAGCAGTGCCCTGGCAACCTGCCATCCCACTGCGGTCGGGAAAGCAGCTTGGAGCTTCCTGCTAAGCCCTGTGCAACCCGTGTTCTCTGA